The following proteins are encoded in a genomic region of Glycine max cultivar Williams 82 chromosome 18, Glycine_max_v4.0, whole genome shotgun sequence:
- the LOC100776684 gene encoding DEAD-box ATP-dependent RNA helicase 28 isoform X1: protein MSPSFVFDPPSDEEIEHSEHEEEEESEEEPESGSGTGSESESEGEGEEEEGHEEARVPKKKKKKTQSPWDFAKYTESVAEEHARRSTTSVDEKISKALKQRSTPLVAELDHSSESEPDEQVEDYRPEEEDEEEGNDGDSKSFFAPSDGTSFHADSFLQLNLSRPLLRACEALGYSKPTPIQAACIPLALSGRDICGSAITGSGKTAAFALPTLERLLFRPKRMRAIRVLILTPTRELAVQVHSMIEKLAQFTDIRCCLVVGGLSTKVQEAALRTMPDIVVATPGRMIDHLRNAMSVDLDDLAVLILDEADRLLELGFSAEIQELVRLCPKKRQTMLFSATMTEEVDELIKLSLSKPLRLSADPSTKRPATLTEEVVRIRRMREVNQEAVLLAMCSKTFTSKVIIFSGTKQAAHRLKIIFGLAGSKAAELHGNLTQAQRLEALEQFRKQQVDFLVATDVAARGLDIIGVQTVINFACPRDLTSYVHRVGRTARAGREGYAVTFVTDNDRSLLKAIAKRAGSKLKSRIVAEQSIHKWSHIIEQMEDQISEVLQEEREERVLRKAEMEATKAENMIAHREEIFSRPKRTWFVTEKEKKLASKASKASMDNSKSSGKDVISAEQAENLRMKEKRKREREKHLPRKQRRKLEAAREMLEDEEEDGKQVEAKGGNKKDKGGMSLVDLAYRRAKAVKAVKKALDSGKIVEKNKKKSNNNSRKTPSRTEEMRELFQTDMKDKKPKRGVGGGKKSKSSFKSKSRYKRK from the exons ATGTCGCCTAGTTTCGTCTTCGACCCGCCTAGCGACGAAGAAATCGAACACTCTGaacacgaagaagaagaagaatccgAAGAAGAACCAGAGTCAGGATCAGGAACAGGATCAGAATCAGAGtcagaaggagaaggagaagaagaagaagggcacGAAGAAGCGCGGGTtccgaagaagaagaagaagaaaacgcAGTCTCCATGggactttgctaaatacacggAATCAGTGGCGGAGGAACACGCTCGCAGGAGCACAACCTCGGTCGACGAGAAAATCTCCAAAGCACTCAAACAACGTTCCACGCCGCTCGTTGCTGAGCTTGACCACAGCTCCGAGTCCGAACCTGATGAACAAGTA GAAGATTATAGAccagaggaagaagatgaagaagagggTAATGATGGTGATAGCAAATCCTTTTTTGCTCCTTCTGATGGAACCTCTTTCCATGCCGATTCCTTCTTGCAGCTCAATCTGTCTCGCCCTTTGCTCCGGGCTTGTGAGGCCTTGGGGTATTCTAAACCAACGCCAATTCAg GCAGCTTGTATTCCATTGGCATTGAGTGGTCGTGATATATGTGGTAGTGCCATTACTGGGTCAGGGAAG ACAGCTGCATTTGCACTACCTACTTTAGAGAGGTTGTTGTTCCGTCCAAAGCGCATGCGTGCAATAAGGGTCCTCATTCTTACTCCAACCAGAGAGTTGGCAGTCca AGTTCACAGTATGATAGAGAAGCTTGCTCAGTTTACTGATATAAGGTGTTGCCTGGTTGTTGGGGGTCTGTCAACAAAG GTGCAAGAGGCTGCTTTGAGAACAATGCCAGACATTGTTGTGGCTACTCCAGGACGCATGATAGACCATTTACGCAATGCTATGTCCGTGGATTTGGATGATCTTGCTGTTCTAATCCTTGATGAGGCTGATCGTCTTTTGGAGCTTGGATTTAGTGCTGAAATTCAAGAACTT GTTCGCTTGTGTCCCAAAAAAAGGCAGACTATGTTGTTTTCAGCAACAATGACTGAGGAGGTTGACGAACTTATTAAACTTTCCCTGTCAAAGCCCTTGCGTCTTTCTGCTGACCCATCTACAAAACGGCCAGCAACCTTGACTGAGGA AGTTGTTAGAATACGAAGAATGCGTGAAGTAAATCAGGAAGCAGTTCTTCTTGCAATGTGCTCCAAAACTTTTACTTCCAAAGTCATCATCTTCAG TGGAACAAAGCAAGCTGCGCATAGATTGAAGATTATATTTGGATTAGCTGGCTCAAAAGCTGCTGAGCTTCATGGAAATCTTACTCAAGCCCAGCGCCTTGAG GCTTTGGAACAGTTCAGGAAGCAGCAAGTGGATTTTTTGGTTGCAACAGATGTGGCTGCCCGT GGCCTTGACATTATTGGTGTTCAAACAGTTATCAACTTTGCATGTCCACGCGATCTTACTAG cTATGTTCATCGAGTTGGTCGTACTGCAAGAGCTGGAAGAGAAGGATATGCAGTCACTTTTGTGACTGACAATGACCGATCACTTTTAAAAGCCATT GCAAAGAGGGCAGGTTCAAAGCTGAAAAGCCGCATTGTTGCCGAGCAATCTATACATAAGTGGTCTCATATAATTGAGCAAATGGAAGACCAAATTTCTGAAGTACTTCAAGAAGAGAg AGAAGAAAGAGTTCTAAGAAAAGCCGAAATGGAGGCCACAAAG GCTGAAAACATGATTGCACATAGGGAAGAGATCTTTTCCCGCCCCAAAAGAACCTGGTTTGTCACAGAGAAGGAGAAAAAGCTTGCTTCAAAAGCATCCAAG GCATCCATGGATAATAGCAAGAGTTCTGGGAAAGATGTAATTAGTGCTGAACAAGCTGAAAACCTTAGAATGAAGGAGAAGAGGAAGCGAGAGCGTGAG AAACATTTGCCTAGAAAGCAGCGTAGAAAGTTGGAAGCAGCTAGAGAGATGCTGGAGGATGAGGAGGAGGATGGTAAACAAGTAGAG GCTAAGGGGGGGAATAAAAAAGACAAGGGTGGAATGTCACTTGTTGATCTTGCATACCGACGGGCAAAAGCAGTAAAGGCTGTCAAGAAGGCATTAGATTCTGGCAAGATTGTggagaagaataaaaagaaatctAATAATAATTCCCGGAAAACTCCTTCAAGGACAGAAGAGATGCGGGAGCTATTCCAGACTGACATGAAGGATAAAAAGCCAAAAAGAGGTGTTGGAGGAGGAAAGAAGTCAAAGAGTTCATTCAAAAGCAAGTCAag GTACAAGCGCAAGTAG
- the LOC100776684 gene encoding DEAD-box ATP-dependent RNA helicase 28 isoform X2: MSPSFVFDPPSDEEIEHSEHEEEEESEEEPESGSGTGSESESEGEGEEEEGHEEARVPKKKKKKTQSPWDFAKYTESVAEEHARRSTTSVDEKISKALKQRSTPLVAELDHSSESEPDEQEDYRPEEEDEEEGNDGDSKSFFAPSDGTSFHADSFLQLNLSRPLLRACEALGYSKPTPIQAACIPLALSGRDICGSAITGSGKTAAFALPTLERLLFRPKRMRAIRVLILTPTRELAVQVHSMIEKLAQFTDIRCCLVVGGLSTKVQEAALRTMPDIVVATPGRMIDHLRNAMSVDLDDLAVLILDEADRLLELGFSAEIQELVRLCPKKRQTMLFSATMTEEVDELIKLSLSKPLRLSADPSTKRPATLTEEVVRIRRMREVNQEAVLLAMCSKTFTSKVIIFSGTKQAAHRLKIIFGLAGSKAAELHGNLTQAQRLEALEQFRKQQVDFLVATDVAARGLDIIGVQTVINFACPRDLTSYVHRVGRTARAGREGYAVTFVTDNDRSLLKAIAKRAGSKLKSRIVAEQSIHKWSHIIEQMEDQISEVLQEEREERVLRKAEMEATKAENMIAHREEIFSRPKRTWFVTEKEKKLASKASKASMDNSKSSGKDVISAEQAENLRMKEKRKREREKHLPRKQRRKLEAAREMLEDEEEDGKQVEAKGGNKKDKGGMSLVDLAYRRAKAVKAVKKALDSGKIVEKNKKKSNNNSRKTPSRTEEMRELFQTDMKDKKPKRGVGGGKKSKSSFKSKSRYKRK, from the exons ATGTCGCCTAGTTTCGTCTTCGACCCGCCTAGCGACGAAGAAATCGAACACTCTGaacacgaagaagaagaagaatccgAAGAAGAACCAGAGTCAGGATCAGGAACAGGATCAGAATCAGAGtcagaaggagaaggagaagaagaagaagggcacGAAGAAGCGCGGGTtccgaagaagaagaagaagaaaacgcAGTCTCCATGggactttgctaaatacacggAATCAGTGGCGGAGGAACACGCTCGCAGGAGCACAACCTCGGTCGACGAGAAAATCTCCAAAGCACTCAAACAACGTTCCACGCCGCTCGTTGCTGAGCTTGACCACAGCTCCGAGTCCGAACCTGATGAACAA GAAGATTATAGAccagaggaagaagatgaagaagagggTAATGATGGTGATAGCAAATCCTTTTTTGCTCCTTCTGATGGAACCTCTTTCCATGCCGATTCCTTCTTGCAGCTCAATCTGTCTCGCCCTTTGCTCCGGGCTTGTGAGGCCTTGGGGTATTCTAAACCAACGCCAATTCAg GCAGCTTGTATTCCATTGGCATTGAGTGGTCGTGATATATGTGGTAGTGCCATTACTGGGTCAGGGAAG ACAGCTGCATTTGCACTACCTACTTTAGAGAGGTTGTTGTTCCGTCCAAAGCGCATGCGTGCAATAAGGGTCCTCATTCTTACTCCAACCAGAGAGTTGGCAGTCca AGTTCACAGTATGATAGAGAAGCTTGCTCAGTTTACTGATATAAGGTGTTGCCTGGTTGTTGGGGGTCTGTCAACAAAG GTGCAAGAGGCTGCTTTGAGAACAATGCCAGACATTGTTGTGGCTACTCCAGGACGCATGATAGACCATTTACGCAATGCTATGTCCGTGGATTTGGATGATCTTGCTGTTCTAATCCTTGATGAGGCTGATCGTCTTTTGGAGCTTGGATTTAGTGCTGAAATTCAAGAACTT GTTCGCTTGTGTCCCAAAAAAAGGCAGACTATGTTGTTTTCAGCAACAATGACTGAGGAGGTTGACGAACTTATTAAACTTTCCCTGTCAAAGCCCTTGCGTCTTTCTGCTGACCCATCTACAAAACGGCCAGCAACCTTGACTGAGGA AGTTGTTAGAATACGAAGAATGCGTGAAGTAAATCAGGAAGCAGTTCTTCTTGCAATGTGCTCCAAAACTTTTACTTCCAAAGTCATCATCTTCAG TGGAACAAAGCAAGCTGCGCATAGATTGAAGATTATATTTGGATTAGCTGGCTCAAAAGCTGCTGAGCTTCATGGAAATCTTACTCAAGCCCAGCGCCTTGAG GCTTTGGAACAGTTCAGGAAGCAGCAAGTGGATTTTTTGGTTGCAACAGATGTGGCTGCCCGT GGCCTTGACATTATTGGTGTTCAAACAGTTATCAACTTTGCATGTCCACGCGATCTTACTAG cTATGTTCATCGAGTTGGTCGTACTGCAAGAGCTGGAAGAGAAGGATATGCAGTCACTTTTGTGACTGACAATGACCGATCACTTTTAAAAGCCATT GCAAAGAGGGCAGGTTCAAAGCTGAAAAGCCGCATTGTTGCCGAGCAATCTATACATAAGTGGTCTCATATAATTGAGCAAATGGAAGACCAAATTTCTGAAGTACTTCAAGAAGAGAg AGAAGAAAGAGTTCTAAGAAAAGCCGAAATGGAGGCCACAAAG GCTGAAAACATGATTGCACATAGGGAAGAGATCTTTTCCCGCCCCAAAAGAACCTGGTTTGTCACAGAGAAGGAGAAAAAGCTTGCTTCAAAAGCATCCAAG GCATCCATGGATAATAGCAAGAGTTCTGGGAAAGATGTAATTAGTGCTGAACAAGCTGAAAACCTTAGAATGAAGGAGAAGAGGAAGCGAGAGCGTGAG AAACATTTGCCTAGAAAGCAGCGTAGAAAGTTGGAAGCAGCTAGAGAGATGCTGGAGGATGAGGAGGAGGATGGTAAACAAGTAGAG GCTAAGGGGGGGAATAAAAAAGACAAGGGTGGAATGTCACTTGTTGATCTTGCATACCGACGGGCAAAAGCAGTAAAGGCTGTCAAGAAGGCATTAGATTCTGGCAAGATTGTggagaagaataaaaagaaatctAATAATAATTCCCGGAAAACTCCTTCAAGGACAGAAGAGATGCGGGAGCTATTCCAGACTGACATGAAGGATAAAAAGCCAAAAAGAGGTGTTGGAGGAGGAAAGAAGTCAAAGAGTTCATTCAAAAGCAAGTCAag GTACAAGCGCAAGTAG